TCTAACACCTGTGAGGCGTATCCAGCGTTCTTTAGAACTTCTCTTGGGGGAACGTTTTCTGCAGATATCTCTGCTTGTGTTCTGCTGTACTGTCCTCCTGGACTCCTCAGTCACCAGCGTTTCCAACCAGTGCTTTATTGTGGACCGTTCCAGGTGACAGCTACTGCACGGCTTGGAGCAGAGGCCTGAGCAGGGCCAGTGCTTGCCATTTCCTGTTTGTGCAacgctgctctttttttttttggttgtaccACGTGGCCGTGACATGCGGAATCTTATtatacttccccaaccagggatggaacctgcatcccctgcagtggaagtgtggattcttaaccactggaccaccagggaagtccctgcagcgCTGCTCTTGGTGCCAGTTCACATTTGCGCACCTCATAGCGTTCACTTTTTGTTGTAGTCGTGCCTGGTTCACTTACTGCTTTGTTGGCTACCTTGGAGGGAAGGTAGTGAATTTtcagaaatttcccttttttttctcagtttgaaATAATCaggtttatcttttgtttttttcctacaaaTCACAAACCCATGAtaacagaagtttaaaatttatgaaagcTTCAGTTTAAATCCCCAGAAATAACTCATTTTAATAGacataaaattatcattattacatATCAGGTAGTGAGTTGACTATCAGTTTTCTAAAGCAGGACCCGTAGCAGCCAAATTATCACGTTTGCAGTGGACTAGTTTTAAGAGTAGCACTTACTGGATAGAAAATACATCTGGAGTTTTGAGGCAGTTTTATCTAGGAATTGTGTGGTTCTCTGGAACATTCCAGAAACTTAGTGTAAAAAGTACTCTTTTAATGTTACGTTTGTATATTATTTATGGACTTAGTGATAtatctagacacacacacacactttaaaaacCATAACCTTCTGGGGAAATTTATATATGAACTACAATTGTGTATACAACTAACATGGCTACACCACTtaaatttggaatttttaaaagttgttatttttttataacaGGTTATAAGCAATGCCTTGAAAGTTTGGGGTTTAGAACTAATCCTGTTTAACAGTCCAGAGTATCAGAGGCTCAGGATCGATCCCatgtaagattttattttgcctttcctacatttgatttttaaatttatactttcttaaaggagaaaaatacatCTTGCAtgcttttgttttgatattgCCCGTTTCAATCCCTCAGGTTTTCCTAGTTCACCTTTTGCGGCTGTCTGTGAACATCTGCCCACTGAGCCCTCCTGACCCCTCAGTGTCTGGCAGTGCAGAGCTGATCCTTGAATGGGGTGTGGTGCCATCGCTTTTGCACGGCGTCACTTATCTGCACAGAGATTCatactgttttgtaattttttaaaaatcagtgataCTTAAAACTGTGAATATAATCCTAAATCCTCATAGGTTTTGTGTAATACTTTCCAATAGACAAACTAAATGAATATGAACTCTAGTATTTCAACTTAATattatgtatgtttttttttcctgtttctagaAATGAAAGATCATTTATATGCAATTATAAAGAGCACTGGTTTACAGttagaaaattaggaaaacaggtaatgcttcccctcttcccctgTCTTTTTCCTCATTCTGTAGCTCATTTGCAACTGAAGTGTAAGGGATTTGTGCCTTCGTCTTTAAGGCGCCTGTCCCTTTCACTTCAGTTGCAAATGAAACTCACCAGTAATGTGTGTATGTGGCCTGGTTtcaatagagagagagaggacataaGTAAAATTCTCTATTTAATAAGACAATACAGCCGTGGttacttttaatatgtttatgaGTTTTTATGTTGTAAAGATGCTCCGTCAGTTAACTACTATTTTCATGGGTTTGTATTAAGCGTAGCAATGTCACAAAGCCTGAAATAGTGTCTAGCATGAATAAAAATTTCCAGTCATGTTTGCTTTTGCTTAACAAGGTTATTCGCATTCCAAAATGCCATGTAATATATGTATCTGCataaatcatttctattttttctaaaaaaaggaCATGGAATGTGTCTTGAGCAAGGCTTTTTCTAAGATCAAGAAAAGTACCtaaagtgttattttttaaaataattgccaGTGATCTTTGTATACACGATACCATTTTTGAAAGAGTTAAAGtcctttttcttagaattttgacACTTTGAAagaggattattattattttttggcattatttatttacttgtttatttatttatggctgcattgggtcttcgttgctgtgcgtgggctttctctagttgcggcgagtgggggctacttttcattgcggtgcgtgggcttctcattgcagtggcttctctttgttgcagagcttgggttctagacacgcaggctccatagttgtggcacgtgggctcagtagttgtggcttgtgggctctagagcgcaggctcagtagttgtggcgcatgggcttagttgctccgtggcatgtgggatcttcccagaccagggctggaacccgtgtcccctgcattggcagggggattcttaaccactgtgccaccagggaagtccggaaaGAGGATTATTGAAAACAGGCTAATgtagtaaaaaggaatgaattattgatacatgtaacaacatggatgaatctcaaaataattatgctgagtgaaagaaccTAGACACAAAATACTACATACCAtattgttccatttatataaaagtgtagaaaatgcaaactaatctgtagtgacagaaagcagattgactagtggttgcctggggatgaGGAGGGCAAGGAGCAGTGAAAGAGGAGGATTACAAGGGGCGCAGGAAAGTCGGCAGTGACGAATATGTTCactcttggttgtggtgatggcttcatgggtatatacatatgttaaaatttttcaaattgtatactttaaatatggcCAGTTCACTGCATGTCAatcataccttaataaagctgttttaaaaaataaactaatacaaaacaaaaaaggaaatgaaatcaagaaagtTGAATTAAATCAATACAAgataattcaaaaacaaaagcCTTGCTATTACCTTTTAAGTCTGCTGCCTAGAAGCAGCTTCATCATAACTGATTATTTCTTAAGGTCCCTCCTTGGGGGGGCAAAGAGCAAGTAAGGAGGTGTGGTGTGATGCAGGAAAGACTGACCCAGGTGGGAATCAACTCTGGGAAAAACCAGGGCAGGACAACTGCCAAGGTTATTTAACCTCTGggttttatttagatctttaaaaatatgatcagGTATTCTTCACTTTCAAGATCTGAAGACTTAAATTCTAGAAATTCTTTTGTATTGATTTGCATGTAAACTTACgttattattttgagaaaaaaaaatttttttttgtatttctttatttactttggctgcgccgggtcttctttgtggcacttgggatctttgttgcagcatgcgggatctttagttgcggcatgtgggcttcttagttgcggcatgtggacttattagttgcggcatgcatgtgggatctagttctccaaccagggatcgaacccgggccccctgcattgggagcacagagtcttacccactggaccaccagggaagtcccctattttgagaaatttttaaaattttagttcttCAAAATTGAATTTACACATTTCAAATTATCTTTGACAAATACAGGAAATGTCAAAGTATGGCTTATCATCTTTGGTTCTAATTTGtacttttgtttaaaattgtatttttcccTATAGACTCTTGTCTGAGGTCCCTGTATAAAGAAAAAGATGACTGAGAAAAATATTATCTCTGTGAAAATCCAGGAAAAGTAGTTGGTCATGTTGCTGACAGTAACTTCTGAAACTTTTGTATCTTGTGGGTTAAACTAGGAGGCCCATGAAGTAGTGACCAAATGATGTTACTTACATGCAGTAAtggcttactttttaaaatgagttggCAATTATAAATTCTCTTCCTGGAATGTCTGGCTTTCTCTCAATTGAACTATTTTGACCAAGATTATCAGCACTGAGAAAACTgggtagttttcctttttcttccaccATCAATATAATATGATTAGATGAGGATTTTGTTGGGCTGTTCCTTTGAAAAAAGATTTAATTGTCGCTATCAATAAAGATACTTTAAAATACTGGctatcagtttcttttcttttttggaggaGGGATTTAAAGCTTATGGCTCAaagcaaacttttaaaacatttaatagtgATAAATTTGCAACattctatttcaattttttagaATCACATtacttaattacttaaaaaaatcttgatttGACATGTTTTCAGTCTTTAGACAGTCTCACTAAGTTTAGATGGGTTATATCTATTCTTAACATGTGAAACTTCCTTATTACTTACATGTGCACTAACTTAAACATTGAcaacttttttttccagtggtTCAACTTGAATTCTCTCTTGACGGGTCCAGAATTAATATCAGACACATACCTTGCACTTTTCTTGGCTCAGTTACAACAGGAAGGTAAGTAAAGACTGAACATTTTATGTTACCTTTTGAAGTAGCCAAATAAAACTATTTCCTTAGAAGTGAGTgtaacaaggggcttccctggtggtgcagtggttaagaatctgcctgccaatgcaggggacacgggttcgagacctggtgcgggaagatcccacacaccgtggagcagctaagcctgtgcgccacaactactgagcctgcgctctagagcctgcgagccacaactactgaagcccgtgtgcctagagcccgtgctccgcaacaagagaagccgccgcagtgagaagtcctcacactgcaatgaagagtagcccccgctcaccgcaactagagaaagcccacacacagcaacgaagacccaacacagccaaaaataaattaattaattaatttttttaaaaagttaaaaaaaggagTGAGTGTAACAATATTGTTTTCATGGCAGCGGCAGggatataatttttatgttttatgtggtGAGCTTTAGGCTGTGATTTGGATGATAACTGCTCATTTAGCATTCTTGCTGACACTTGGCCCTCCCCTGGGGATGCTGATTCCTTTGCAGCCCGTCTACAGTAATGGTTCTTTTGTCTTCCGTaccccacataccacagagccaAGGGGAGGTGTAGGTATTCTTCTTGCTCCTCTTTGCCCCTTCCTGGCCACTCTTCTTCCCTAAAAACTCCAGGTGCTTTGAAATACATGTCACGAGATTAAACTCTACCCCATGCTCCTTTGTAGTCTTTTGCACTCTGATCTTCCTCCTTTTCCACTGAAGATTTTAGGATCTGACTCACTGTCATCTCTCTACTTCAACTCCTTTCATCTTTCTTGGTGATTTCTACATCAAAAATCAATCCAATTCAACCTCTTCTTACTTTCAAAGATCATTTTCTTCACTCTTGCCTTGCCATTACTAACTACCACCTTCAAATCCCAGTTGTAAGCATCCTACTCTTAGACTATTGCCTCCTATGTTTACAccatatttttggttttttttatttccaaCAATTCTTTAAACCCTACTACAAACCTAAACATTCCCCTTACATCCTAAAATCCTGTATTACCCTGCTTATTTCCAGTaatccatcattataataattCTGTTGCATTTCTCAACTCCTTtgtccttctctccctccatcatacttttttttttttttttttttttttctgtacgcgggcctctcactgttgtgccctctccggttgcggagcacaggctctgtacgcgcaggcccagtggccatggctcacgggccgagccgctccgcggcatgtgggatcctcccggaccggggcacgaacctgcgtcccctgcattggcaggcggactctcaaccactgcgccaccagggaagccccctccatcATACTTTTAAGACAAAATCCCAACCCTGGTTAAAACCCAATCTTGGGCTTGTGCAGTCCTCCATCAGAACAGCTGAACATGACTAAAgataaaatatgatttattttgctttaaatttataatcacaaattttttttttaatttttatatgatcACAAATTTCAAATGAGCCTTTAGTGCTGCTTGACATCCCTACTATGTTCTCTCGGTTAGTTCACTTACTACTGTCCAAGGTGATGATTTCACAACTTCTGCCTTCAAACATCTAACCACTCCCCTCCCCCGTCCTGACTCCTAGCTTATGGCCTTCCTTTATATTCTACTACGAAAACAGGAGCAACTAAAAGAGAACGTCCTCATTTTTCTACCAGCAATCTATCACCTTGTTTCTATCTCTACCTGTGCTTTGAGCCTATTAAAATAGATGAATTGTCCCCTGTTCCTAACCAAGACCAACCTCTCCACTTTGGGGCTAGATCCCAGCTCCTCCCACCTACTCAGGATCTTTGCTTCTGCTTTTGTCACTCCACTCTCCTGTGTGATTAGTTTCCCcctcttttctgtattatttctatcAGCAGAGAAATACACTTTTTCTCTCCattgagtaaaaagaaaaagcatcttTAACACCAGAAAACTCCAGCTGtctcccatttttattttctccttagaaTCATCTCTAGGGTGTTGTCTCCTATTCATGAACTCATTCCAGTTACACTGTCATAACCAATGTGTCACTGAAAACCCTCTTCTCAGTGTCACCAATGACCTCCACATTTGCCACTGCCAGTATTCAATTCTCAGTCTTCCTTTGACCTCATCTTTTCTGAGGGTATAGTTGATTATATCCTCCtttaaacagaataaaacaaaactttcttACCAAGAATGTCAAACAAGTATAAAGTATGGAAAATAATGTGATGGATCCTCACGTACCCTTCTCCCCGCCTCAACAAATATCTCATGGCCAGTCTTGTTTTACCTTTACCCTAGCCACTTCCTTTTCCagtttattttgagaaaatactAATTGTCTTATTATGTTCTTTGTAGGTgtctttttcattaaaatctttaaaaaacaaggaCTCGTTAAAAAAATATAGTCACGATACTATAATGACACACAAAAATTTAATTACAATTCTGTAATAACATCAACTAATAACACCAACTAGCCAGCCAGTGTTCAAATCTCCAATCTCCTTGGTTaattcttctgggttttttttttgtttttttttttttttacagttgaaGCAGGTTGAAATAAAGTTAATTGATTCCATTGGATTGCTGTGTCTCTAAAATATATCTATAGGTTTCTTctcctcttaatttttttccttgatttattCTTTTGAAGAAAATGGATCTTTTGTTCTCTTTCCCACATTCTAGATTTTGCTGGTTGCATCCTTTTTTTCGTCTGAGCCCTGGATGCCCAATAGACTGGTCCTTATATCTAGAGGCTGGATCAGATTCCGGTTGACTTGGGGAGGACAGAATTCTCTTTACAGATGGTGGTGTCTAGTTAGCTCTCTTTTTGTGATTTGGGTAGCTATTGATGATCAATGCCTAGTCCGTTATTTCATTGAAGACTGCAAAATGGTGATATCAGATTCCtgtcattccttcatttattagTTGGAGGACTTCTATACAAATAAACTTTCCCTCATCAACTGTTTGGTTATCCTGAAGTATAGTTCATATAGAAAAAGCaggataaatatttcttttatcagttttttaaatgagTCGGTTTCATAGTATCCTTCCTCCAAAGGTAATTGGTTTGTTTCTGAAGTGTCAGTGTAAACAAATCCATTAAAACCATAGTTCATTTGGTTTAGTCCATTGTAATTATTATTCATGTTGATACACAAAATTGTCCCATCTTGGATGAGTGGGAACCTTTTGAACTTGACTCCCAAGCTTCTGAAATGACCACTCTAGCCTTTTGAAGCCCTTCTTTCTCATATAGTAAGAATTTTCAGTcttatcttgtatatttcctgcccttTTAGTAATGGTAGTTAGAGATCACAGTCTGGGCACTGGCATGCTTATTGCTACCACGTTGGTTGTCATGTACCTCTCTCCAGTTTACATGTAGGATCATAGTGTTGTAACTTCTTTGACTTTATATACTTGTATCCCTTTTCTTTTATGCCTAAAACCTTTGTTCCTAGCTATATCCTCCCTTCTTGAAATACTGTCTACACAAGGCTTCCAGGCCTCTGTGGAGGTTTACCTGCTGCTTGGCTGCTTCTTTCAGATTCCTTTTATGGATCTTACTCTTTTCAATCTCTAACTAATGAAGTGACCCAGAGTTCAGTCTTTGGACAACTTCTTGACTGCTCtcccattattttaaatatcatctcTAAATAAAGTCTATCTGCCAATAATTCCTTAGACTTTTATCTTCTGCCTAGACATCTACACTGAACTCCAAACTCCTAACTTTAACATCTCCACTCAGAAGTTCAGAAAGCATTTTAAACTGAACACGTCTacaaaagatgtatttttttttctccccatatATGCTATCcctcaggttttccattttagtaAGACCCACTCTTCTTGCACACTGGTTCCTATATATTTTGTGGATAAAGCAGCCTagagtgctttttaaaatgtaatgcaCATTATGGCACACCTTCATTCGTCaacccttcagtggcttcctAGCACACTTAGAATGAGATCTAATCTTGAATGAAACCCAAGATCCTTACAGTGCCACCTCCATAAGGCAGTTTCTGCCCTTCCTGATACTCTTCATGGAATAGCATCGCGAGCTGACATAGTTTATTCtagaatctagaaacaattttATTGGTGTAAAACATGTTAAACCATCTGAACTCTGAGCACACTTGTCCTTGTGAGAAACAAATGTTAAGTGTATTATGATTTACTCTTTTGAGTTTTTCCATTAACAGTCCTTTTcatctttgttcatttgtttcattatcTGTTAGTGTTCACAAAGAATATCCATAACAAGCACCAAAGTTGAAGAAAATTTAtggtagaaaaatgtaaattgagggacttccctggaggtccagtggttaggactctgcacttcaatgcaggggcacgggttcgatccctgttcggggaactaagatcccacatgccacgtggtgcagccaaaaataagaaatgaagaaaaacataaattgaTTAGAGTGACTTAGGTGTAGCCCACCCTTATTTAGCTATTGTGTGGCGTATCCAGCTGGGAAAACCCTGGCTTTCTAGAATCGTATTTATAAAAAATTACACTGGGCCGGTGTAATTTTTTCAAAACATGAACTGCATCTTCAACACCTTGACTAGATTTGGGATATTGGCTTTCCAGCTCCTGTTTTCAGTTTGGAGGGATGTGTATGTGTCAGTGTCAGGGTCAGGGGCAGCTGTTTCCACAGATGACTCATTTTACCCATATTACACATTATTACACACATCCTCTGATTGTGTCCTCAAATAGCCCTCCAAGGAAGGTACAGTATAATCTATGTAGCAGTTGAAGAAACCAAGACCTAGATGGGTAAAGGGGTTTACCAGAGGCCAGGCAGCTAGGAAATAGATAGGGGATTAAAACCCAGGTCATCTGATTCCAGATTCCTTGCTCTTCCTTATTCCTTTCCTTGCCTCTCTGGTATCATTTAGTGTAACCTACTTGGTCAGGCACTGTTTTAGTAGATCCCTTTACAGATTCGATTATTTCTCATAGTCACTCTGTGAGATGGCtcttcccattttacaagtgaagaaagcAAGGTTCAGAGACTATGTAATTTGTTCTAGATCACCCCACTAGTAAGCGTAAGAATCATTATTTGAACCCAGGTACTCCTGACTCCTCAGTCTGTGTCCTCACTCCACTGCTCTGTGCTGCCTCTCTAtctgctgtcatttttttttttttgcggtacgcgggcctctcactgttgtggcctctcctgttgcggagcacaggctccggatgcacaggctcagtggccatggcccacgggcccagccgctccacggcatgtgggatcctcccagaccaggtcacgaacctgtgtcccctgcatcggcaggtggactctcaaccactgcgctgccagggaagccctgctgtcatttttaatcaattttgaatCACTTGCTAactgttttagtttatttttgcctttttttttttttaggttattcTATATTTGTTGTTAAGGGTGATCTGCCAGACTGTGAAGCTGACCAACTCCTACAGATGATCAGGGTCCAACAGATGCATCGACCAAAACTTATTGGAGAAGAATTAGCACAACTCAAAGAACAAAGGTAAAATTGAGCTTGCAGTATGGAATATATGATAGTATTtcattacaaaaattaaattttcgTGCTTACACTGAAGATGAGGTCCTTTTattattggtgattttttttagaCCTTTATGTTTTAGTGAAGTTTATTGGTTTAACCATGGATCAACtctgaattatttaaatatacttaGATTCACATCATAGTAAAACCTTTATATTATTAGACCTTATCTGCCAGAAAATGTGTAAGTTTTGACTTACATAAAAATCTTTGGTTTATAAATGTCTCtgttatatgtaaaatagaaGAGTGgtctgcagttatttttagtgctttttttctttagagtCCAGAAAACAGATCTAGAACGCGTCTTAGAAGCAAACGATGGATCAGGAATGTTAGACGAAGATGAGGAGGATTTGCAGAGGGCTCTGGCACTAAGTCGCCAAGAAATTGACTTGGAAGATGAAGAAGCAGATCTCCGCAGGGCCATTCAGCTCAGCATGCAAGGTATGGACATTCCAACACATACTTTATTCACTGTTGAAGAATTGATTCAGATCATTCTTGGTTCTTCTGGAAGTTAATGTACTATTGGTAGAAGTTCTTGGACAATCACTGCAGAAGCAATAGCTATGTACAATCAgttattgttttttagatttcttttaaaacaactttttacGACTTGTGTTATATTAggactagttttatttttatttctggttaTTCCACTTGGTTATAATACTGTGCTAACACAGTAGCAAACTGAGGTTAATCATTGTGAGGTCAGTGGGCCCTTACCCAGACCAACTGTTCTAAAAATGTATGCTAGTGCACACGAAGGAAGGCCTGGACAGAGAAAGTAAATTGATTTTA
Above is a genomic segment from Pseudorca crassidens isolate mPseCra1 chromosome 1, mPseCra1.hap1, whole genome shotgun sequence containing:
- the ATXN3 gene encoding ataxin-3 isoform X4; translated protein: MESIFHEKWFNLNSLLTGPELISDTYLALFLAQLQQEGYSIFVVKGDLPDCEADQLLQMIRVQQMHRPKLIGEELAQLKEQRVQKTDLERVLEANDGSGMLDEDEEDLQRALALSRQEIDLEDEEADLRRAIQLSMQGTSRNICQDTPQTSGTHLTSEELRKRREAYFEKQQQQQDPPGHPCEKPNTSSGALDSDLGDAMSEEDMLQAAVTMSLETVRSNFKTEGKK
- the ATXN3 gene encoding ataxin-3 isoform X2 produces the protein MESIFHEKQEGSLCAQHCLNNLLQGEYFSPVELSSIAHQLDEEERMRMAEGGVTSEDYRTFLQPSGNMDDSGFFSIQVISNALKVWGLELILFNSPEYQRLRIDPINERSFICNYKEHWFTVRKLGKQWFNLNSLLTGPELISDTYLALFLAQLQQEGYSIFVVKGDLPDCEADQLLQMIRVQQMHRPKLIGEELAQLKEQRVQKTDLERVLEANDGSGMLDEDEEDLQRALALSRQEIDLEDEEADLRRAIQLSMQGTSRNICQDTPQTSGTHLTSEELRKRREAYFEKQQQQQDPPGHPCEKPNTSSGALDSDLGDAMSEEDMLQAAVTMSLETVRSNFKTEGKK
- the ATXN3 gene encoding ataxin-3 isoform X5, with protein sequence MGYSIFVVKGDLPDCEADQLLQMIRVQQMHRPKLIGEELAQLKEQRVQKTDLERVLEANDGSGMLDEDEEDLQRALALSRQEIDLEDEEADLRRAIQLSMQGTSRNICQDTPQTSGTHLTSEELRKRREAYFEKQQQQQDPPGHPCEKPNTSSGALDSDLGDAMSEEDMLQAAVTMSLETVRSNFKTEGKK
- the ATXN3 gene encoding ataxin-3 isoform X1, which produces MESIFHEKQEGSLCAQHCLNNLLQGEYFSPVELSSIAHQLDEEERMRMAEGGVTSEDYRTFLQQPSGNMDDSGFFSIQVISNALKVWGLELILFNSPEYQRLRIDPINERSFICNYKEHWFTVRKLGKQWFNLNSLLTGPELISDTYLALFLAQLQQEGYSIFVVKGDLPDCEADQLLQMIRVQQMHRPKLIGEELAQLKEQRVQKTDLERVLEANDGSGMLDEDEEDLQRALALSRQEIDLEDEEADLRRAIQLSMQGTSRNICQDTPQTSGTHLTSEELRKRREAYFEKQQQQQDPPGHPCEKPNTSSGALDSDLGDAMSEEDMLQAAVTMSLETVRSNFKTEGKK
- the ATXN3 gene encoding ataxin-3 isoform X6, producing MESIFHEKQEGSLCAQHCLNNLLQGEYFSPVELSSIAHQLDEEERMRMAEGGVTSEDYRTFLQQPSGNMDDSGFFSIQVISNALKVWGLELILFNSPEYQRLRIDPINERSFICNYKEHWFTVRKLGKQWFNLNSLLTGPELISDTYLALFLAQLQQEGDTGSRPGAGRSHTPWSS
- the ATXN3 gene encoding ataxin-3 isoform X3 yields the protein MESIFHEKQEGSLCAQHCLNNLLQGEYFSPVELSSIAHQLDEEERMRMAEGGVTSEDYRTFLQQPSGNMDDSGFFSIQVISNALKVWGLELILFNSPEYQRLRIDPINERSFICNYKEHWFTVRKLGKQWFNLNSLLTGPELISDTYLALFLAQLQQEGYSIFVVKGDLPDCEADQLLQMIRVQQMHRPKLIGEELAQLKEQRVQKTDLERVLEANDGSGMLDEDEEDLQRALALSRQEIDLEDEEADLRRAIQLSMQGTSRNICQDTPQTSGTHLTSEELRKRREAYFENHSSEVYEGKF